Proteins encoded within one genomic window of Chitinophaga parva:
- a CDS encoding homocysteine S-methyltransferase family protein, with translation MKSLADCARERILIIDGAMGTMIQRYQLEEADYHGERFANHPSDLKGNNDLLSITKPAVISAIHEEYLAAGADIIETNTFSSTSIAQADYDLQALAYELNVASARLAKAAAEKFTAQNPEKPRFVAGAIGPMNKTLSLSPDVNDPGFRSVSFDEVANAYYEQISGLVDGGADILLIETIFDTLNCKAAIFAVKKYFRDTGKKELPIMISGTITDASGRTLSGQTLEAFYISVMHARPFSVGLNCALGGEQMRPYVEELSRIASCYVSCYPNAGLPNAFGGYDEEPEDTAHIIEDFARSGFVNIVGGCCGTTPDHIRHMAEHVKTIAARPLPQLVDTLV, from the coding sequence ATGAAATCATTAGCCGACTGCGCCCGGGAGCGCATCCTGATCATTGATGGCGCCATGGGCACCATGATCCAACGTTACCAGCTCGAAGAAGCCGACTACCACGGCGAACGTTTTGCCAACCACCCCAGCGACCTCAAAGGAAATAACGACCTGCTCAGCATCACCAAACCAGCAGTGATCTCCGCCATCCACGAGGAATACCTGGCAGCGGGGGCAGACATTATCGAGACCAATACCTTCAGCAGTACCTCCATTGCCCAGGCAGACTATGACCTGCAGGCACTGGCCTATGAGCTGAACGTGGCCTCTGCCCGCCTGGCCAAGGCCGCGGCCGAAAAATTCACCGCGCAGAACCCTGAAAAGCCCCGCTTTGTAGCCGGCGCCATCGGGCCTATGAACAAAACACTCTCCCTCTCCCCGGATGTGAACGATCCCGGCTTCCGCTCCGTCTCCTTTGACGAGGTGGCCAATGCTTACTACGAGCAGATCTCCGGCCTGGTAGACGGTGGTGCAGACATCCTGCTCATTGAGACCATCTTTGATACCCTGAATTGTAAAGCGGCCATCTTTGCCGTTAAAAAATATTTCCGGGATACGGGTAAAAAAGAATTGCCCATCATGATCTCCGGCACCATCACAGACGCCTCCGGCCGCACCCTCAGCGGGCAAACGCTGGAAGCCTTTTACATCTCCGTAATGCACGCCCGGCCATTCTCCGTGGGCCTCAACTGCGCCCTGGGTGGTGAGCAGATGCGCCCCTACGTGGAAGAACTGAGCCGCATTGCCAGCTGCTATGTGAGCTGCTATCCGAACGCCGGCCTGCCAAACGCATTTGGCGGCTATGATGAGGAACCGGAAGACACCGCCCACATCATAGAGGACTTTGCACGCTCCGGCTTTGTAAATATTGTGGGAGGCTGCTGCGGTACCACACCGGATCACATCCGCCATATGGCAGAACACGTGAAAACGATTGCCGCCCGCCCGCTGCCACAACTGGTGGACACCCTGGTATAG
- the metH gene encoding methionine synthase, with translation MSTDLNAITADTANVIRPYLRLSGLEPLVVRPETNFINVGERTNVTGSKKFARLVREGQYEEALSVARQQVENGAQILDVNMDDALLDGQQAMTTFLNLLAAEPDISKIPVMIDSSKFSIIEAGLKCLQGKCVVNSISLKEGEAKFIEQAFICKAFGAAVVVMAFDENGQADTLEKRVSFCHRAYKILVDQVGYDPQDIIFDPNIFAIATGIEEHNNYAVEFIEACRQIKALMPLVKISGGVSNISFSFRGNDVVREAMHSVFLYHAIRAGMDMGIVNAGMLQIYDDIEPELRELCEDAILNRRQDATERLINFAETVKAKGKVVEKDERWRQGTVQERLSHALVNGITDYIEADTEEARQQYPRPLDVIEGPLMDGMNIVGDLFGSGKMFLPQVVKSARVMKKSVAVLTPYIEEEKRLNVEKNGGEIKSAGKILLATVKGDVHDIGKNIVGVVLGCNGYDIIDLGVMVPAEKILQAAREEKVDIIGLSGLITPSLDEMVHVARELKRQQFDVPLLIGGATTSRTHTAVKIAPEYLHGVVHVLDASRSVTVTGSLLNKALKKNFLTEVQGEYQKLNEAFKNKKQVKQYLPFAVAQQNPAAVDWNTFKPVRPTFTGIKKFEHYPLEEIVPYIDWNPFFISWELHGKFPQILKDEIVGKEATRLYDDARALLDRIVKEKWLQANAVIGFWPANTTAPDTITVTPEQPGTAPVNLEHVRQQIKKAPGQPNMSLADFIAPQATGKQDYIGGFAVTAGIGIEKWIAQFKEEHDDYNSIMLKALADRLAEAFTELMHERVRKEFWGYATEEHLTNDQLIDEAYSGIRPAPGYPACPEHTEKFKLFDLLDATGNTGITLTESLAMYPAASVSGWYFANPASRYFGIGKIEKDQVEDYARRKGWTVEEAEKWLRPILEYDM, from the coding sequence ATGAGTACTGATCTGAATGCAATTACTGCAGATACTGCAAATGTGATCCGCCCCTACCTCCGCCTGAGCGGCCTGGAACCCCTGGTGGTGCGCCCCGAGACCAATTTTATCAACGTGGGTGAACGCACCAACGTAACCGGCTCCAAGAAATTTGCCCGCCTCGTGCGTGAAGGTCAATATGAGGAAGCGCTCTCCGTAGCCCGCCAGCAGGTGGAAAACGGCGCGCAGATCCTGGACGTGAACATGGACGACGCCCTCCTGGACGGGCAGCAGGCCATGACCACTTTCCTCAACCTACTGGCCGCAGAACCGGACATCTCCAAGATCCCGGTGATGATAGATTCCAGTAAGTTCAGCATCATTGAGGCCGGCCTCAAATGCCTGCAGGGCAAGTGCGTGGTGAACTCCATTTCCCTCAAGGAAGGCGAAGCCAAATTCATAGAACAGGCCTTTATCTGCAAGGCATTTGGAGCCGCCGTGGTCGTGATGGCGTTTGACGAGAACGGCCAGGCCGATACACTGGAAAAACGTGTTTCCTTCTGCCACCGTGCCTACAAGATCCTGGTAGACCAGGTAGGCTACGACCCGCAGGATATCATCTTTGACCCCAACATCTTCGCGATTGCCACCGGCATTGAAGAGCACAATAACTACGCAGTAGAATTCATAGAAGCCTGCCGCCAGATCAAGGCCCTGATGCCCCTGGTTAAAATAAGCGGTGGTGTTAGTAATATTTCCTTCTCCTTCCGCGGTAACGACGTAGTGCGCGAGGCCATGCACAGCGTGTTCCTCTACCACGCCATCCGCGCCGGCATGGACATGGGCATTGTAAACGCCGGTATGCTGCAGATCTATGACGATATAGAACCGGAACTGCGCGAGCTTTGTGAAGACGCCATCCTGAACCGCCGCCAGGACGCTACTGAACGGCTGATCAACTTCGCCGAAACCGTAAAGGCCAAGGGCAAGGTGGTGGAAAAAGACGAGCGCTGGCGCCAGGGCACCGTGCAGGAGCGTCTCAGCCATGCACTGGTGAATGGCATTACCGATTACATTGAAGCAGATACGGAAGAAGCCCGCCAGCAATATCCACGCCCGCTGGACGTGATCGAAGGCCCCCTGATGGACGGCATGAACATCGTGGGCGACCTGTTTGGCAGCGGCAAAATGTTCCTGCCCCAGGTAGTGAAAAGCGCCCGCGTGATGAAGAAATCCGTAGCCGTGCTCACGCCCTACATTGAAGAAGAAAAACGCCTGAACGTGGAGAAGAACGGCGGCGAAATAAAATCTGCCGGCAAGATCCTCCTGGCCACAGTGAAAGGTGATGTGCACGACATTGGGAAGAACATTGTAGGCGTGGTACTGGGTTGCAACGGGTACGATATCATAGACCTGGGCGTCATGGTGCCCGCAGAAAAAATATTACAGGCCGCCCGCGAAGAGAAAGTAGATATCATAGGCCTCAGTGGCCTCATCACCCCCAGCCTGGATGAGATGGTGCACGTGGCCCGTGAGCTGAAACGCCAGCAGTTTGATGTGCCCCTGCTCATTGGCGGCGCTACCACCAGCCGCACCCACACTGCGGTAAAAATAGCACCGGAATACCTGCACGGTGTAGTGCACGTACTGGATGCATCGCGGAGTGTAACCGTGACCGGTAGCCTGCTGAACAAAGCACTCAAAAAGAACTTCCTCACCGAAGTACAGGGAGAATACCAGAAGCTGAACGAAGCCTTCAAAAATAAAAAGCAGGTAAAGCAATACCTGCCCTTTGCAGTAGCCCAGCAAAACCCCGCTGCGGTGGACTGGAACACCTTTAAACCGGTGCGGCCCACCTTTACCGGCATTAAGAAGTTTGAGCACTACCCGCTGGAAGAAATTGTGCCTTATATCGACTGGAATCCTTTCTTCATTTCCTGGGAGCTGCATGGTAAATTCCCGCAGATCCTGAAGGATGAAATTGTAGGCAAGGAAGCCACCCGTTTATACGATGATGCACGCGCCCTGCTGGACCGTATTGTAAAGGAAAAATGGCTGCAGGCCAATGCAGTAATAGGTTTCTGGCCGGCCAATACCACGGCGCCGGATACCATTACCGTAACGCCGGAACAACCGGGCACCGCACCGGTGAACCTGGAGCATGTGCGCCAGCAGATCAAGAAAGCGCCGGGCCAGCCTAACATGTCACTCGCTGATTTCATTGCTCCCCAGGCTACCGGGAAGCAGGACTACATTGGCGGCTTTGCGGTAACAGCCGGCATTGGCATTGAAAAGTGGATAGCGCAGTTCAAGGAAGAACATGATGACTATAACAGCATTATGCTGAAAGCCCTGGCAGACCGCCTGGCGGAAGCCTTTACGGAGCTGATGCACGAGCGCGTGCGCAAAGAGTTCTGGGGCTATGCCACAGAAGAGCATCTTACCAATGACCAGTTGATAGACGAGGCTTACAGTGGCATACGCCCGGCCCCTGGCTATCCCGCCTGCCCGGAACATACAGAGAAGTTCAAACTGTTTGACCTGCTGGATGCTACGGGCAATACCGGCATTACCCTTACAGAGTCACTGGCCATGTACCCCGCGGCCAGCGTAAGCGGCTGGTATTTTGCCAACCCCGCTTCGCGTTATTTTGGTATCGGTAAAATTGAAAAAGACCAGGTGGAAGACTACGCCCGCCGCAAAGGCTGGACCGTGGAAGAAGCAGAAAAATGGCTGCGCCCCATCCTGGAATACGACATGTAA
- a CDS encoding exodeoxyribonuclease III produces MRIISYNVNGVRSAMTKGFTDWLKTDPADIICVQETKAHKDNVDFAQFEALGYEHYWHSASKKGYSGVAVLTKIKPDNVFYGTGHAQSDLEGRVIRLDFGDITLINAYFPSGTTGEERQTYKYQWLDEFHGFLLELAETRPNLVVCGDYNIVHKPIDIHDPVGNKKSSGFLPEERAWMDKFFASGFVDTFRHFNQDPHQYTWWTFRAGARGNNKGWRIDYINVTTPMLEKLSDAHIMPDIKHSDHCPVFLELDV; encoded by the coding sequence ATGAGGATCATATCATACAATGTGAATGGCGTAAGATCCGCCATGACCAAGGGTTTTACCGATTGGTTAAAAACAGATCCCGCAGACATCATCTGTGTGCAGGAGACAAAGGCCCATAAAGACAACGTAGACTTTGCGCAGTTTGAAGCACTGGGTTACGAGCACTACTGGCACTCTGCCTCCAAGAAAGGTTATAGCGGCGTGGCCGTGCTCACCAAAATAAAGCCGGATAACGTGTTCTATGGCACCGGCCATGCCCAGAGCGATCTTGAAGGCCGGGTGATCCGCCTGGACTTTGGTGACATCACCCTTATCAACGCCTATTTCCCCTCCGGCACCACCGGGGAAGAGCGCCAGACGTACAAATACCAATGGCTGGACGAGTTTCATGGTTTCCTGCTGGAACTGGCGGAAACCCGCCCCAACCTGGTAGTATGCGGTGACTATAATATTGTGCATAAACCCATCGATATTCATGATCCCGTGGGCAATAAGAAATCATCCGGTTTCCTGCCGGAAGAACGGGCCTGGATGGATAAGTTCTTCGCCAGCGGTTTTGTGGATACTTTCCGCCACTTTAACCAGGACCCGCACCAGTATACCTGGTGGACGTTCAGGGCCGGTGCAAGGGGTAATAACAAAGGCTGGCGTATTGATTACATTAACGTAACCACGCCCATGCTGGAGAAACTTTCCGACGCCCATATTATGCCGGATATCAAGCATTCAGACCACTGCCCGGTGTTCCTGGAGCTGGATGTATAA
- a CDS encoding DUF4286 family protein, translated as MIIFNITTKVSPIIEGAWLTWIKQDYLPAIIQTGLFHDYRVCRLLEQDDSDGSTYVVQCFADTVENYQTFQQEHAAAFLKRAFDRFGDQFVSFRTVMQVV; from the coding sequence ATGATCATTTTCAATATCACTACGAAAGTATCGCCCATTATAGAAGGGGCCTGGCTTACCTGGATAAAACAGGACTACCTGCCGGCCATTATACAAACAGGCCTGTTTCACGACTACCGCGTGTGCAGGCTGCTGGAGCAGGACGACAGTGATGGATCCACCTACGTGGTGCAGTGTTTCGCTGACACCGTGGAAAACTACCAGACCTTTCAGCAAGAGCATGCTGCCGCCTTCCTGAAGCGGGCTTTTGACCGCTTTGGCGACCAGTTTGTAAGCTTCCGCACCGTGATGCAAGTGGTATAA
- a CDS encoding HU family DNA-binding protein translates to MNKAELIDKLAKDAGITKTQANEALDSFTKAVADSLKKGGKVTLVGFGTFSVTKRAARNGRNPQTGQIIKIKAKKVAKFKAGKALSDKL, encoded by the coding sequence ATGAACAAAGCCGAATTAATCGACAAGCTGGCTAAAGATGCCGGTATCACTAAGACTCAGGCTAACGAAGCCCTGGATTCTTTCACCAAAGCTGTTGCTGACAGCCTGAAAAAAGGTGGTAAAGTAACCCTGGTAGGTTTCGGTACTTTCTCTGTAACCAAACGTGCTGCACGTAACGGTAGAAACCCTCAGACTGGCCAGATCATCAAGATCAAAGCTAAGAAAGTGGCTAAGTTTAAAGCCGGTAAAGCTTTGTCCGATAAGCTCTAA
- a CDS encoding 30S ribosomal protein THX, which produces MGRGDVKTKKGKIFKGSFGKSRPAKVNKNTAAAAKTAAGK; this is translated from the coding sequence ATGGGTAGAGGTGACGTAAAAACCAAAAAAGGTAAGATCTTCAAAGGATCTTTCGGCAAATCCAGACCGGCTAAAGTAAACAAGAACACTGCTGCCGCCGCTAAAACTGCTGCCGGTAAATAA
- the pdxH gene encoding pyridoxamine 5'-phosphate oxidase produces the protein MFNQQIADLRKDYKQSSLDEKEVAADPIAQFEKWWQQATHSDIAEPNAMTLATASKEGKPSARIVLLKSFDADGFVFFTNYESRKGQELADNPYVTLLFFWQELERQVRIEGVVSKTSAAVSDGYYNSRPLGSRIGAIASPQSRVLADRKLLEEQVQMLAERYVLEAPQRPAYWGGYVVKPTAVEFWQGRSNRLHDRILYTQDGGSWNVARLAP, from the coding sequence ATGTTCAATCAACAGATAGCAGACCTGCGTAAAGACTACAAACAATCTTCCCTGGACGAGAAAGAAGTAGCCGCAGATCCCATTGCACAATTTGAAAAATGGTGGCAGCAGGCCACCCACAGCGATATTGCAGAGCCCAACGCCATGACCCTGGCCACCGCCAGCAAAGAAGGCAAACCATCTGCCCGCATCGTGCTGCTGAAAAGTTTTGATGCGGATGGCTTCGTGTTCTTCACCAACTACGAAAGCCGCAAAGGCCAGGAACTGGCGGATAATCCTTACGTGACCCTGTTATTTTTTTGGCAGGAACTGGAACGCCAGGTGCGCATTGAAGGTGTGGTGTCAAAGACCAGCGCCGCCGTCAGTGATGGTTATTACAACAGCCGTCCGCTGGGCAGCCGTATAGGCGCCATTGCATCGCCCCAGAGCCGCGTGCTGGCAGACCGGAAACTGCTGGAAGAACAGGTACAAATGCTGGCGGAAAGATACGTGCTGGAGGCCCCCCAGCGCCCCGCTTACTGGGGAGGCTATGTGGTGAAGCCCACGGCCGTAGAGTTCTGGCAGGGCCGCAGTAACCGCCTGCACGACCGCATCCTGTACACGCAGGACGGAGGGAGCTGGAACGTGGCAAGATTGGCTCCCTGA
- the pyrH gene encoding UMP kinase: MLPKYKRILLKLSGEALMGENSYGIDHKVITQYAQEVKAITDLGIQVAIVIGGGNIYRGMNEAETGIERAHGDYMGMLATVINGMALQSGLEKAGLYTRLQSAIKMEQIAEPYIRRRAIRHLEKGRVVIFGAGTGNPYFTTDTAASLRAIEIQADVILKGTRVDGIYTADPEKDPAATRFETITFSEVYQKSLNVMDMTAFTLCQENKLPIIVFDMNKVGNLMQVIMGKPVGTLVQG; this comes from the coding sequence ATGTTGCCAAAGTATAAGCGAATCCTGCTCAAACTGAGCGGCGAGGCCCTGATGGGTGAAAACAGTTATGGAATTGATCACAAGGTAATTACCCAGTACGCACAAGAAGTGAAAGCCATCACAGACCTGGGTATCCAGGTGGCCATCGTGATAGGCGGGGGCAATATTTACCGCGGTATGAATGAAGCCGAGACAGGCATTGAACGCGCACATGGCGACTATATGGGCATGCTGGCCACCGTGATCAACGGGATGGCCCTGCAGAGCGGCCTTGAAAAAGCTGGCCTGTACACCCGCCTGCAGTCTGCCATCAAGATGGAACAGATCGCAGAGCCTTACATCCGCCGCCGCGCCATCCGCCACCTGGAAAAAGGCCGCGTGGTGATCTTCGGCGCCGGTACCGGCAATCCCTACTTTACCACCGATACCGCCGCTTCCCTGCGCGCTATCGAGATCCAGGCAGACGTGATCCTCAAAGGCACCCGGGTAGATGGCATCTACACTGCCGATCCTGAGAAAGATCCCGCCGCCACCCGCTTTGAAACCATCACCTTCTCCGAAGTCTACCAGAAATCACTGAACGTAATGGACATGACCGCCTTTACACTCTGCCAGGAAAACAAACTGCCCATCATCGTGTTTGACATGAACAAGGTAGGCAACCTGATGCAGGTGATCATGGGCAAGCCCGTAGGCACCCTGGTACAAGGCTAA
- the tsf gene encoding translation elongation factor Ts produces the protein MATITASDVNKLRQQTGAGMMDCRKALVESDGDFEKAVDYLRKKGQKVAALRSDRETKEGVIIAKTTADAKSGVIVALGCETDFVAKNEDFIKFAQSIVDLALASGVKTVEELNAASLEGATVADKINDQVAKIGEKITLSKFERIDAAGVTAYIHGNYRMGVLVGFTTAVEEEVGKGIAMQIAAMNPVAIDADSVAPETIAREKEIAIEQVKAEGKTGDMAEKIAIGKVNKFFKENTLMGQAYVKDAAGKSVGDYLKSVNADLKVTAFKRVALG, from the coding sequence ATGGCAACAATTACAGCATCTGATGTAAACAAGCTGCGCCAGCAAACTGGTGCCGGCATGATGGACTGTAGAAAAGCACTGGTAGAAAGTGACGGCGATTTCGAAAAAGCAGTAGACTACCTGCGCAAGAAAGGTCAGAAAGTAGCTGCACTGCGCTCCGACCGTGAAACCAAAGAAGGTGTTATCATCGCCAAGACCACTGCAGACGCTAAGTCTGGCGTGATCGTAGCGCTGGGTTGCGAAACCGACTTCGTTGCAAAGAACGAAGACTTCATAAAATTCGCCCAGTCTATCGTTGACCTGGCCCTGGCCAGCGGCGTGAAGACCGTGGAAGAACTGAATGCTGCATCACTGGAAGGTGCTACCGTTGCTGACAAGATCAACGACCAGGTAGCCAAGATCGGTGAGAAGATCACCCTCAGCAAATTTGAAAGAATTGACGCTGCCGGTGTTACTGCCTACATCCACGGTAACTACCGCATGGGTGTGCTGGTGGGCTTCACTACTGCCGTAGAAGAAGAAGTAGGTAAAGGCATCGCGATGCAGATCGCTGCTATGAACCCCGTTGCAATCGACGCGGATTCCGTAGCACCTGAAACCATTGCCCGCGAAAAAGAGATCGCTATCGAGCAGGTAAAAGCGGAAGGCAAAACCGGCGACATGGCAGAAAAGATCGCTATCGGTAAAGTGAACAAATTCTTCAAAGAAAATACCCTGATGGGCCAGGCTTACGTAAAGGACGCCGCCGGCAAATCAGTAGGAGATTACCTGAAATCTGTGAACGCTGACCTGAAGGTAACTGCCTTCAAACGCGTAGCACTGGGCTAA
- the rpsB gene encoding 30S ribosomal protein S2, whose product MENTSLQQQLLEAGVHFGHLKKKWNPKMLPYIFAEKKGIHIIDLNKTVEGLQDAAAALKSIAKSGKKIMFVATKKQAKEIVSEVARRVNMPYVTERWLGGMLTNFATIRKSVKKMQSIEKMLNDGTFENVTKKERLTLTRDKEKMEKVLGGIAQLARVPSALFIVDIAHEHIALLEAKRLGIATFGMVDTNSDPTKVDFAIPANDDATKSIAIIVNYIAAAIAEGLSERAVEKTDDVAEEEDTDETAASFDVEGGEERDRNRRGGGRGQAGGAGGRGPGGPGRGPGGPGRGPGGGAGRSGGAGGQRRPSGTGGGGRGPGGPGRGPGGPGRGPGGGSR is encoded by the coding sequence ATGGAAAATACTTCATTACAGCAGCAGCTTCTGGAAGCAGGTGTACACTTTGGTCACCTGAAGAAAAAGTGGAATCCTAAAATGCTGCCTTACATTTTCGCAGAAAAGAAAGGTATTCATATCATCGATCTGAACAAGACCGTAGAAGGTCTGCAGGATGCAGCAGCAGCCCTGAAGTCCATCGCCAAGAGCGGTAAGAAGATCATGTTCGTAGCCACCAAAAAACAAGCTAAGGAAATCGTTAGCGAAGTGGCCCGCCGCGTAAACATGCCTTATGTTACAGAAAGATGGTTAGGTGGTATGCTGACCAACTTTGCCACCATCCGTAAGAGCGTTAAGAAGATGCAGAGCATCGAAAAAATGCTGAACGACGGTACCTTCGAAAACGTAACCAAGAAAGAACGCCTGACCCTGACCCGCGACAAGGAGAAAATGGAAAAGGTACTGGGTGGTATCGCCCAGCTGGCCCGTGTGCCGTCAGCGCTCTTTATCGTAGACATCGCGCACGAGCACATCGCGCTGCTGGAAGCCAAACGCCTGGGTATCGCTACCTTCGGTATGGTGGACACCAACTCCGATCCTACGAAAGTTGATTTCGCAATTCCTGCGAACGACGACGCAACTAAATCTATCGCAATCATCGTAAACTACATCGCAGCCGCTATCGCTGAAGGCCTGTCCGAAAGAGCGGTAGAAAAAACTGACGACGTAGCGGAAGAAGAAGATACAGACGAAACCGCAGCTTCCTTCGACGTAGAAGGTGGTGAAGAACGTGACCGCAACCGCCGTGGTGGTGGTCGTGGTCAGGCCGGTGGCGCTGGTGGCCGTGGTCCTGGCGGTCCTGGTCGTGGTCCTGGTGGCCCCGGTCGTGGTCCTGGCGGTGGCGCCGGCCGTTCCGGTGGCGCTGGTGGCCAGCGTCGTCCGTCCGGTACTGGTGGCGGTGGTCGTGGCCCTGGTGGTCCCGGTCGTGGTCCCGGTGGTCCCGGTCGCGGTCCTGGTGGCGGCAGCCGTTAA
- the rpsI gene encoding 30S ribosomal protein S9 has translation MEKQKNTVGRRKEAVARVYISKGTGAITVNDKDYKVYFPLVYLQNQVELPLKTIDGVDKFDVKVNANGGGIKGQAEAIKLGIARALCEVNPEFRPALKALGLMTRDSRGVERKKPGKRKARRSFQFSKR, from the coding sequence ATGGAAAAGCAAAAGAACACAGTAGGTCGTCGTAAAGAAGCAGTTGCCCGCGTATACATCAGCAAAGGCACCGGTGCTATTACGGTAAACGACAAGGATTATAAAGTATATTTTCCCCTGGTATACCTGCAGAACCAGGTAGAACTGCCCCTCAAAACCATCGACGGCGTTGACAAGTTCGACGTGAAGGTGAATGCAAACGGTGGTGGTATCAAGGGCCAGGCAGAAGCGATCAAGCTGGGTATCGCCCGCGCACTGTGCGAAGTGAACCCCGAGTTCCGTCCTGCACTGAAAGCCCTGGGCCTGATGACGCGTGATTCCCGTGGTGTTGAACGTAAGAAACCGGGTAAACGTAAAGCAAGAAGAAGCTTCCAGTTCTCTAAACGCTAA
- the rplM gene encoding 50S ribosomal protein L13 — MNTLSFKTKSANDAYVKREWHVVDATNQTVGRMCAKIAAILRGKNKPYYTPHTDCGDYIIVINADKVKFTGNKLADKEYLTFTGYPGGQKKEIAKDLLNRRPEVVIERAVKGMLPKNRLGRAMYKKLFVYAGAEHPHTAQKPSPLTF; from the coding sequence ATGAACACTTTAAGTTTCAAAACCAAATCTGCCAACGACGCTTATGTAAAGCGGGAATGGCACGTCGTAGATGCTACGAACCAGACGGTGGGCAGAATGTGCGCGAAAATCGCCGCCATCCTCAGAGGTAAGAACAAGCCTTACTATACTCCCCACACTGATTGCGGTGATTATATCATTGTGATCAACGCCGATAAGGTGAAATTCACCGGTAACAAGCTGGCTGACAAAGAATACCTGACCTTCACCGGCTACCCCGGCGGTCAGAAGAAAGAGATCGCTAAGGACCTGCTGAACCGCCGTCCGGAAGTGGTGATCGAGCGCGCTGTAAAAGGTATGCTGCCGAAGAACCGCCTGGGCCGTGCGATGTACAAAAAACTGTTTGTGTACGCTGGTGCTGAGCATCCGCACACTGCACAGAAACCTTCTCCCTTAACTTTCTAA
- a CDS encoding zinc metallopeptidase, with translation MFISLIFIVISMIVSGLLKSRFRKYSEIRLSSGLSGREVAEKMLRDNGIYDVKVVSVNGFLSDHYNPADKTVNLSPDVYEGVNVAAAAVAAHECGHAVQHAAGYAWLQLRSKLVPAVQFSNTIVPWVLMGGVLMIRAFPQLLLAGIVLFAVTTLFSLVTLPVEFDASRRGLAWLDGAGITYKEEHDMAKDALWWAAMTYVVAALSSVAILVQYILIYLGNSRRN, from the coding sequence ATGTTTATCTCCCTGATCTTTATCGTGATCAGTATGATCGTAAGCGGCCTCCTCAAGAGCCGCTTTCGGAAATACAGCGAGATACGCCTGTCGTCCGGCCTGTCCGGCCGCGAAGTGGCGGAGAAAATGCTGCGCGACAATGGCATTTATGATGTTAAAGTGGTGAGTGTGAACGGCTTCCTGTCCGATCACTACAATCCTGCTGATAAAACCGTGAACCTGAGCCCCGACGTTTACGAAGGCGTGAACGTAGCGGCCGCTGCGGTAGCTGCCCATGAGTGCGGCCACGCCGTGCAGCACGCCGCCGGCTATGCCTGGCTGCAGCTGCGTTCCAAGCTGGTGCCCGCGGTGCAGTTTTCCAATACCATCGTGCCCTGGGTACTGATGGGCGGTGTGTTGATGATCCGTGCTTTTCCCCAGCTGTTGCTGGCAGGTATCGTGCTGTTTGCCGTGACCACACTGTTCTCCCTGGTTACCCTGCCCGTAGAATTTGATGCCTCCCGCCGTGGCCTGGCCTGGCTGGATGGTGCCGGCATTACTTATAAAGAAGAGCACGATATGGCGAAGGATGCCCTGTGGTGGGCGGCCATGACCTACGTGGTAGCGGCCCTGTCTTCCGTGGCCATCCTGGTGCAGTACATCCTGATCTACCTGGGCAACAGCCGGCGCAATTAA